The genomic DNA CCGTCCGACTGTTCATCGGCCTCGATTGGCGACTGTACGACACGCTCACCCGGGAGTACGAACAGGACAATCTCGCTGGCTACGCGCTCTACATGATCGGTGCGACCGCGGTCGCGTTCGTGTTCGAACCGCGGGTCGCGCTCCCCGCAATCCTGATGCTGACGATCGCGGACCCGATCAGCGGCCTGCTCGGCTCGGGCGAGCTTCGGACCGCGAAGCAGGCGTCGGTGCTCGCGATCACCTTCTCGATCTGTTTCGCCATCGCGATCCCGTTCGTTCCGGCTATCCCTGCCGTTTCGGGGGCGATCGCTGCGACGATCGCCGATGGAGTGAAACCCGTCGTTCGGGGGTACGTGATCGACGACAATCTCACGATCCCGATCGCCGCGGCGGTGGCGATCGCGGTCGGACTCCGCGTTCCTCTCCACACCGTTTTGCCCCTCGGTATCGGAGGTCTCATATGACTGTCTATGAGACCGACCTCCCCGGCGTCGGCAAGAAGTTCGAAGTCGAACTCGATGGCGAGCGCCGGCTGGTCGTCGTGATCCACAACACGGGCCGGCGTGAGGTGTTCGTCCGTCCCGAGCCTGACGCGGACGCCGAAAAGCTGTTCGACCTCTCCGACCGACTGGCTCGCCAGGTCGGTACTATTCTCGAAGGCGCGTATTTCCAGCCCATCCGGACCGATTCCATCGAGACCGTGCTCTCCGACGATGCGCTCATCGAGTGGGTGAACGTCGGCCCGGAATCGCCCTTCGTTGGCGGCACGCTCGCGGAGACGCGACTTCGCGAGGAAATCGGCGTCTCGGTCGTCGCGATCCAGCGCGGTGAGGAGACGATCACCAACCCCGGACCGGACACCGAGATCGGAACCGACGACACGCTCGTGGTGCTCGGCTCGCGGGACGCTTGTCGCCGGCTCCACGATCTCGCCGCCGGCGACCGCACCCTCGACGACGATCCGGACGACCCGGACGCGACGTAGATGGCGACGCTCCTGCTCGAACTCGGCGCGGCCTTCGCCGCGATCGCGCTCGCGGGCTCGCTCGCCCGAGCGCTCGGTCAGTCGGTCATCCCGTTTTACATCCTCGCCGGCCTCGTAGTCAACCCCTTCGTGCTTGGTACACTCGGCTTGCCCGCCATCGAGGACCGCGAGGTCATCACCGTCCTCGCGGAGCTCGGGATCGTCTTCCTCCTCTTTTTCCTCGGACTCGAGTTCTCGTTCGAGCAGTTGCTCGCGAGCGGCGACCGGATGACGAGGGTGGGACTGCTCGACATCGTGGTGAACTTCCCGGTCGGCGTCGGGCTCGGTCTCGCGCTCGGCTGGACGCCGATCGAGGCGGTCGTGCTCGGCGGGATCGTCTACATCTCCTCTAGTGCAGTGATCACGAAGTCGCTGATCGACCTGGGGTGGATCGCGAACGCCGAGAGCGAACCCGTGCTCGGGACGCTCGTGTTCGAGGATCTCGCCATCGCAGTCTACCTCGCGCTTCTGGCGGCACTGCTCGGTGGGACCGCCGACCTCGGTGCAGCGCTCGTGGACGTCGCGGTCGTGGCCGGCTTCTTCCTCGCCTTGGTGCTCGCGGTGGCCGTCGGCGGCGGGTGGTTCGAGCGCATGCTCGCCATCCGCTCGAACGAGCTGTTCGTTCTTCGGGCGGTGGCGCTGGCGGTACTCATCGCGGGTGCGGCGCTCGCGATCGGGGCGAGCGAGGCGGTTGCGGCCTTTTTCGTTGGGATGGGGTTCAGTTCGACCGACCACGTCCACCGGCTCGAAACGCTGCTCGTCCCGCTCCGGGACGTGTTCGCGGCCGTCTTCTTCTTCTGGATCGGGCTCCGGACCGATCCGCGCCTCGTCGTGGGAGTTGCCGTTCCGCTCGCGTTGGCAGTCGTTCTCACTGCCCCGGCGAAGTTCGTCTCGGGGTACTATGGGGGACGGCTGTATGATCTCGACGACCGTCGGTCGGTCCGGGTCGCGTGCAGCCTCGTTACCCGCGGGGAGTTCTCGCTTATCATCGCGGCGCTCGCGGCGACCCAGGGCACCGGACCGGTGCTGACTGAGACGGTACCGGCATTTGCCGTGGGTTACGTCCTCGTCATGAGTGTGCTTGGCACGACCCTGATGGATTCCGCAGGGACCGTCGAACGGCTGCTTGAACCTGTTCTTCCCGGCTGATGGCGCTCGATCCGTCGCTCCGCTGGAGATGTCTCCGAGAGGAGTTCTACTGTGTTGGAGATCGAGACGGTCGATGACCCGTCTCGCGTCGTTAGCTGGTCTGATCGACGATGATGTAGGTGCGTTGGTAGTCCTGGGCGACGCCCTGTCCGTTGAAGTCGAAGGTGAGTGCTTGCTGTGATCCACTGCTCACCGACGCGTCCTTCGAGATCGACGAGGCCACGTTGCCGGACGAATCGAGGACTTGGACAGTGATGTTCGCTTCGTGAGCGTTGTTGGTGTCGGTGTTTTCCGCAGTCAGTCGAACGACCATTCGGTCTTCACTGTAGACGGACGTGTCCTGGCTCTTGATGTTGAGATCCGATGACGCCGTTTCTGCGCCGAAGAGCGATATCTTCTCCGTGTTCAGCTCAGTGAAGCTCAGTGCTGCGGCGACGCCCGTACCGCCGATCACCAGACCGACGATGAGTGCGACAACGAGAGCGTTTCTGCCGGTGGTTCGGTTGATGGGTGTGTCCATCGTACACGACGTTTCATTCGCTCCAGTAAATATCAGTACCGATATTATATATTACGAGCTAATATTCGCAATATAGTTTTTGGGACTTCGAAGTGGCGTACTTTAGTATTTCTGTCCAGTTCCCGACTATCACCAGCAGTCGGACCGTCCGGGTTGGTGTGTCGATCAGTTTCAGCCCGGTACGCGAACGCTTAACCCCAGCGACACACAACCGCGCTCCAATGGCGACGACCGGCGAGGAGTACGTCGAGCGCCCGCTCGTGGCTTCGGACGTCCTCGAACGCCGGCAGTATCAGGTCGAACTCGCGCGCGAGGCCGCGCGCGGGCACACGTTGGTCTGTCTTCCGACCGGGCTGGGAAAGACCACCGTGAGCCTGCTCGTGACGGCGACCCGACTCCACGAGGTAGGTGGGACTGCACTCTTGCTCGCGCCGACCAAACCCCTCGTGACCCAACACACCGAGTTCTACCGCGAGGCCCTCACGATCCCGGACGAGGAGATCGTCGTGTTCACCGGCGAGGTCCGGCCCGACGACAGGGAGGATCTCTTCGAGCGCGCACGCGTGGTGATCGCCACTCCCCAGGTGATCGAAAACGACCTCATCGGCGGCCGAATCGATCTCGCCGACGTCTCGCATCTGACGTTCGACGAGTGTCACCGCGCGTCGGGCGAGTACGCCTACAACTACATCGCCGAGCGCTATCACGCCGACAGCGAGGCCCCCCTGGTCACCGGCATGAGCGCGTCCCCGGGCGGCGATGAGGAGGCGATCCGGTCGGTCTGTGAGAACCTCGGACTCTCGACCGTGGCGGTGATGACCGAGGACGACGCCGACGTCGCGGCGTACACCCATCGCACGGACGTCGAGTGGGAGCGCGTGACCCTTCCCGACGAGATTCTCGCGATCCGGGACGCGCTGGTGGCGGTGATTGAGGATCGGCTCGAGGGGCTGAAAGAACTCGGTGTGACCCGTTCGACCAGTGCGGACATCTCCCAGCGCGATCTGAATCGGATTCGCGGGGAACTCCAGCAGTTGATCGACAACGATCAGTCAGAGGGCTACGAGGGGATGAGCATTCACGCCGAGGTGATGAAGCTCCGGCGGGCGGTCACGCTCGCCGAGACCCAGAGCGTCGAGTCCCTCCGACGATACTTCGAGCGCCAGCGCAACGCCGCACGCTCCTCGGGGGCGTCGAAGGCCGCCCAGCGGTTCGTCTCCGAGGCCAAAGTCAGAGACGCCATGGACCGCGTCGAGCGCTTCGACGATCTCCACCCGAAGTTCCGCCGAGCGCGCATTCTGCTCGCCCAAACGTTAGGAATCGAGGACGGCGAGCGCGTCATCGTGTTCACCGAGTCGCGCGACACCGCCGAGACTCTGACCGACTTTCTCGGCGAGCACTTCAGCACGCGGAAGTTCGTGGGGCAGGGTGACAAGGAGGGCTCGGATGGGATGACCCAGAAGGAGCAACAGGAAACCTTGGACGAATTTCGGAATGGGGAGTTCGAGGTCCTCGTCTCGACCTCCGTGGCGGAGGAGGGTCTCGACGTCCCCGAGGTCGATCTCGTCCTGTTCTACGAGCCAGTCCCGACTGCGATCCGATCGATCCAGCGCAAGGGCCGGACCGGTCGCCAGACGGAGGGCCGGGTGATGGTGTTGCTCGCCGAGGACACCCGCGACGAGGCGTACTTCTGGAAGTCCCGTCACGAGGAATCTCGGATGGAAGAAGAGCTCGAAACGCTGAAAAGTGCCGCCAGAGCCATCGAGTCCGATCTCGCCCAGTCGGACCTCGGTTCGTTCGAGAGTAGTGACGTGGCGGTGACCGGCGAATCCGCCACGACCGACGACGGCGCAGCCGCGAACGCGACCGCGGGCGACGGCGGGCAGTCGGGCCTGACGGCGTTCGCAACACCGGACGAGGTCGCCGCTGAGGACGGGGCTGCCGGAGCGACCGACGTGGGTGACGCGGACGAGGAGGACGAAGCGGGCGTCGTGGCGACAGCCACCGCTGACGCCGAGGACGAGACCGAGATCGTGATCGACCAGCGCGAACTCGACTCGTCGATCGCGCGCGACCTCTCGACGCGCGAGGGGACCGAGACCCGTCTGGAGACGCTCGCGGTCGGCGACTACGTGCTCTCGGATCGGGTGGTCGTCGAGCGTAAATCCGTGAGCGACTTCCTCGACACGCTGACCGGCGGGGACCGGTCGGTGTTCGAGCAGGTCGGCGACGCGTCGCGTCACTACGCCAGGCCCGTCGTCGTGATCGAGGGCGAGGACCTCTACGGCGAGCGGAACGTCCACCCGAACGCGATCCGGGGTGCGCTCGCTTCCTTGGCCGTGGACTTCGGCGCGAGCGTGCTCCGGACGACAGACGAAGCCGACACCGCTGACCTCCTCGCCGTGATCGCCGGCCGCGAACAGGAGGTTGACGATCGCGAGGTCAGCGTTCACGGCGAGAAGGGGACGAAGACGCTGGCCGAACAGCAGGAGTACGTCGTGAGCGCGATCGCGGACATCGGGCCGGTGACCGCACGCGCACTGCTCGACGCGTTCGGGACGGTTGAGGGCGTGATGATCGCGAACGAGGACGACCTCCGTGAGGTGTCGGGGATCGGTGAAGTCACGGCCGAGCGGATCCGCGAGGTCGTCGGCAGCGACTACGAGACGTAGTTAACGTCGTGCGTTCCGCACGGCTTCGAGCGCTTCAGCGGCCTCGTGGGCGGCGGCGAGGTGGTCGCGTGCTCGTCCGAGGTCGTCGATGTTCTCGGCGGCGCTCGCGAGTCGATGGAGGGTGCGCGAGAGCGACGCCTCGGTCGCCGCGAGATCGCCCGTTCCTTCGTTGGAGCCCCGATCAGGGCTCGCATTCGTCACGTCGCCACGCGACTGCGACGGTGGCGCACGCCGATCGTCGACCGGTGTCGACTTCGGCCGTCCTGTCCCCGCAGTCGTCTCCCGGGGTCGTGATTCCGCGGCACGATCGGCTTCGGCGGACCGCTCGTCGTGAGGATCGTCGACGGGGATCTGTCGGCTGTCGTCCGCTGTTTCGGCCCCTGCTGCCCCGCCAGCGGCCGGCGCGTCGTTCGCCGCGGTCCTCGTCTCGCTGTCTTCGCCGGTGGCCTGCTGGCACGTCGAGCAGAACGTCTGTCCGTCGTAGCGGAACAGCGGGTTCCCGCAGGTGTCGCAGTGGCTGTTGGTCATCGTCGCACCCTGGAGGAGGAGCTCGCTCATCTGCTCGGTCGTCTCGCGTTTCTCCTCGTCCTCGGCGAACCGCTCACGGAGTTTCTCGCGTTCGGCTTCCTTGTCGAAGTCGCTCATACCCGTCGAAAGGCACCGCGATTCAAAAAGGACTGTGGGTCGGTCTCGTAGGGATTACCCGGCGGTAGGAGTACGGTAGCGGTGCAGTCGTGGACCGTTCGAGCGAGTAAACTCGCGAGCGCGTGACCGCAGCAAACGGTGGTTAGCAGACGGGTTTCGGATTCACGCCCATCGATTCGAGCCGCTCCGTATACTCGTCGTAGGCGGTCTGGATCGCGTCGCCGGCGGCTTCCTCGGCACGCGCCCACTCCTCGTCGGTCTCGCAGACGTCGCCGAGGAGGTCTTTGCCGCGCTCGAGCTGGGCGTCGACGTCGTCGCCGAGATCGCGGAAGAGCTGTGCGCCGCTCGTGTCGGCCTGGCCGACGAAGAAGCCGACGAGCTGTTCTTTCGACTTCGCGGTCGCGATGGTCCGGCCGACGAACGCGCCTGCGCGACCGGCGGTGTCGTCGATCGAGCGGAGGTACTCGTGGATGGCCGGCGTCTCGTCCGGTTCGTGGTCACCGTCGAGACGCTGTGTGACCTGGCCGTAGTGATCGCCCTCTTCGCTGGCGGTGGTGGCGAAGACCTCTTGGGCGGCGTCGTCACCCTCGCTTTCGGCCCACTCCTCGAACGTCTCGCGGGCGTGAAACTCGCTGTCGGCGGCCGCGCGGAGCACCGGTGCGGACTCCATCTCCCCTTCGGTGTCGGCGTACAGCGACTTCGAGGAGCCGAGCCGCGAGAGCGCGGTTCGGTTGTCCTCGCGAACGCTATCGACGAACTGACTCGAATCCATGTGCGCTCACAGACACGCAGGCGGTTTGTAACCATCGCCCTCTTTCGAACACGAACGAAGTCGATCGCTCGAAGCGAGCGCCATCGATCACTGAAAAACGGTGGGTGGTTGCTGTGGCGTGGACTGCCTGACGGTTCGCCACTTCGATTTGAGGCCTCGCCCTGCTCCGCGGGTCGTTCCTCCCCGCTCCGCTACGAGGCCTCGTTTACTCCGTTCACTCGGCCTCGCCTGTCTCGATCGGGGCGTTGACCAGATTCCCCCACTCGGTCCACGAGCCGTCGTAGTTCNGCCAGCCCGCTCAGAGATGTGTATAAGAGACAGGGCCTCGCCCTGCTCCGCGGGTCGTTCCTCCCCGCTCCGCTACGAGGCCTCGTTTACTCCGTTCACTCGGCCTCGCCTGTCTCGATCGGGGCGTTGACCAGATTCCCCCACTCGGTCCACGAGCCGTCGTAGTTCACGACGTTCTCGTAGCCCAGCAGTTCGTGGAGCGCGAACCACGCGATCGAGGAGCGCTCGCCGATCCGGCAGTACGCGACGACCTCCTGATCGTCGGTCACGCCGTCGGACTCGTAGAGCTCGCGGAGTTCGTCGGCGGTCTTGAACGTGCCGTCGTCGTTGACCGTCGCGGCCCACGAGATGTTCGACGCGCCGGGGATGTGGCCGCCACGTTGGGCGGTCTCCTGGAGTCCGGGCGGCGCGAGGATCTCGCCCTTGAACTCCTCGGGCGAGCGAACGTCGACGAGGGGAACGCCGCGCTCCATCGCGTTCTCGACATCGGTGCGGTACGCCCGAATCCCCTCGTATGGGCCGCTCGCGGCGTAGTCTTGACTCGAAAACTCCGGTACGTCGGTCGTAGTCGGGTAGTCGTTCGCCAGCCAGTAGTCCCGGCCGCCGTTCATCAGCTTCACGTCGTCGTGGCCGTAGTACTTGAACTGCCAGTAGGTGTACGCCGCGAACCAGTTCGAGTTGTCGCCGTAGAGAACTACTGTACTATCCTCCGTGAGACCGTGCTCGCCCATCACGTCCGCGAAGTCCTCCTTCGAGAGGACGTCGCGTCGGGTCTGGTCCTGAAGTTGGGTTTCCCAGTTCAGCCCGATCGCACCCGGTGCGTGGGCCTCCTCGTACGCCTCCGTGTCGACGTCGACCTCGATCAATCGGTATGCGGGGTCGTCGTCCTGAAACTCCTCGATGTGCTCCTCGACCCAGTCGGCCGAAACGAGCACGTCATTTGCGTAGTCACTCATGACCACTCGTCGCTTCGATCCGGGGGCATATATTACCGATACTCTCGGCAGATCACGTCACCATCACCCACGTACCAGAAAATTTTGCTGGTTCAGACTGGGGACGAGTGCGGTAAGCCAGGCCGACCGAGCTGCGATGACGACCGGTGGAAGCGAGTTGCCGAGTGACGTGCCACGAACCAGAGATTTTTGCTGGCATCTCTGAGTGTCGATCTGCGGATGAGCTACTTCGCCATGCTCCGCGGCTCGCATTCGTTCGCCGCTCCGCCACGTGGCGGAGTTCGCTGCGCTTACTCCGCCTCGCCAGTCTCCACAGTTTGGGGTATCCTAAAACGGTTGGTATGGTGTTCAGCCAACAGCAGGGAACTCCGCTACTGCCGGGACTGAATAGCAGTGATACTTGGCTGCTTCTCAGAGGCCGCTTTTCAGGTCGTTTCTGAGATGTGTGAAGCGTTTTATGACACCTTCGACAGCAATTTAAATGATAGCTGTTGAATCCGAATCATGGCGTCAGATCAAACTAAGACGTTAATCGGGGTAGGATGGGTTGTAATTGGGTTGGTGCAGGCAGTTCTCTATGCCGTGCAAAGTGACTGGTTAGCTACTGGTTTTGGTATATTCTACTCTATCTTAGGAATCGTGTATCTCTGGGCGGAAGTTTACAGGTGAGGGTGTCATAGAACAGTTGGCATGGCTTTCGACTATCAACTGAGATGCCTGCTACCGCTGTTTCTGAATGGCAGCGATATTAGGTAGTTCTCAGACACCTGGTTCTTGGGCTGCTGCTGAGGTCTGGGAAGAATTCTATGACACCCTCCACGGTTCGCCCGACGGCTCACCGTTCCGATACGAGGCCTCGTTCACTCCGTTCACTCGGCCTCGCCTGTCTCGATCGGCGCACGAACCAAATTACCCCACTCGGTCCACGAGCCGTCGTAGTTCCGGACGTCGTCGTAGCCCAGCAGGTCGTGGAGCGCGAACCACTCGATCGAGGAGCNGATGTGTATAAGAGACAGCCGCTACGAGGCCTCGTTTACTCCGTTCACTCGGCCTCGCCTGTCTCGATCGGGGCGTTGACCAGATTCCCCCACTCGGTCCACGAGCCGTCGTAGTTCCGGACGTCGTCGTAGCCCAGCAGGTCGTGGAGCGCGAACCACTCGATCGAGGAGCGCTCGCCGACGCG from Halococcus saccharolyticus DSM 5350 includes the following:
- a CDS encoding cation:proton antiporter regulatory subunit, with amino-acid sequence MTVYETDLPGVGKKFEVELDGERRLVVVIHNTGRREVFVRPEPDADAEKLFDLSDRLARQVGTILEGAYFQPIRTDSIETVLSDDALIEWVNVGPESPFVGGTLAETRLREEIGVSVVAIQRGEETITNPGPDTEIGTDDTLVVLGSRDACRRLHDLAAGDRTLDDDPDDPDAT
- a CDS encoding sulfurtransferase encodes the protein MSDYANDVLVSADWVEEHIEEFQDDDPAYRLIEVDVDTEAYEEAHAPGAIGLNWETQLQDQTRRDVLSKEDFADVMGEHGLTEDSTVVLYGDNSNWFAAYTYWQFKYYGHDDVKLMNGGRDYWLANDYPTTTDVPEFSSQDYAASGPYEGIRAYRTDVENAMERGVPLVDVRSPEEFKGEILAPPGLQETAQRGGHIPGASNISWAATVNDDGTFKTADELRELYESDGVTDDQEVVAYCRIGERSSIAWFALHELLGYENVVNYDGSWTEWGNLVNAPIETGEAE
- a CDS encoding cation:proton antiporter, with the protein product MATLLLELGAAFAAIALAGSLARALGQSVIPFYILAGLVVNPFVLGTLGLPAIEDREVITVLAELGIVFLLFFLGLEFSFEQLLASGDRMTRVGLLDIVVNFPVGVGLGLALGWTPIEAVVLGGIVYISSSAVITKSLIDLGWIANAESEPVLGTLVFEDLAIAVYLALLAALLGGTADLGAALVDVAVVAGFFLALVLAVAVGGGWFERMLAIRSNELFVLRAVALAVLIAGAALAIGASEAVAAFFVGMGFSSTDHVHRLETLLVPLRDVFAAVFFFWIGLRTDPRLVVGVAVPLALAVVLTAPAKFVSGYYGGRLYDLDDRRSVRVACSLVTRGEFSLIIAALAATQGTGPVLTETVPAFAVGYVLVMSVLGTTLMDSAGTVERLLEPVLPG
- a CDS encoding Sjogren's syndrome/scleroderma autoantigen 1 family protein translates to MSDFDKEAEREKLRERFAEDEEKRETTEQMSELLLQGATMTNSHCDTCGNPLFRYDGQTFCSTCQQATGEDSETRTAANDAPAAGGAAGAETADDSRQIPVDDPHDERSAEADRAAESRPRETTAGTGRPKSTPVDDRRAPPSQSRGDVTNASPDRGSNEGTGDLAATEASLSRTLHRLASAAENIDDLGRARDHLAAAHEAAEALEAVRNARR
- a CDS encoding DEAD/DEAH box helicase; this encodes MATTGEEYVERPLVASDVLERRQYQVELAREAARGHTLVCLPTGLGKTTVSLLVTATRLHEVGGTALLLAPTKPLVTQHTEFYREALTIPDEEIVVFTGEVRPDDREDLFERARVVIATPQVIENDLIGGRIDLADVSHLTFDECHRASGEYAYNYIAERYHADSEAPLVTGMSASPGGDEEAIRSVCENLGLSTVAVMTEDDADVAAYTHRTDVEWERVTLPDEILAIRDALVAVIEDRLEGLKELGVTRSTSADISQRDLNRIRGELQQLIDNDQSEGYEGMSIHAEVMKLRRAVTLAETQSVESLRRYFERQRNAARSSGASKAAQRFVSEAKVRDAMDRVERFDDLHPKFRRARILLAQTLGIEDGERVIVFTESRDTAETLTDFLGEHFSTRKFVGQGDKEGSDGMTQKEQQETLDEFRNGEFEVLVSTSVAEEGLDVPEVDLVLFYEPVPTAIRSIQRKGRTGRQTEGRVMVLLAEDTRDEAYFWKSRHEESRMEEELETLKSAARAIESDLAQSDLGSFESSDVAVTGESATTDDGAAANATAGDGGQSGLTAFATPDEVAAEDGAAGATDVGDADEEDEAGVVATATADAEDETEIVIDQRELDSSIARDLSTREGTETRLETLAVGDYVLSDRVVVERKSVSDFLDTLTGGDRSVFEQVGDASRHYARPVVVIEGEDLYGERNVHPNAIRGALASLAVDFGASVLRTTDEADTADLLAVIAGREQEVDDREVSVHGEKGTKTLAEQQEYVVSAIADIGPVTARALLDAFGTVEGVMIANEDDLREVSGIGEVTAERIREVVGSDYET